The segment tgtgtgaagtgtgtgttttNNNNNNNNNNNNNNNNNNNNNNNNNNNNNNNNNNNNNNNNNNNNNNNNNNNNNNNNNNNNNNNNNNNNNNNNNNNNNNNNNNNNNNNNNNNNNNNNNNNNNNNNNNNNNNNNNNNNNNNNNNNNNNNNNNNNNNNNNNNNNNNNNNNNNNNNNNNNNNNNNNNNNNNNNNNNNNNNNNNNNNNNNNNNNNNNNNNNNNNNNNNNNNNNNNNNNNNNNNNNNNNNNNNNNNNNNNNNcccagggccgctacaatatgctatctacagagatagcactggcgatctgaaccggtcagtggcgaaaaaaagcacttttatatgggacgcatttgcccccattaccgttttagcttgtttcgcggctcaatactgaaccaattttggaacgagtggtacccatgaatcatacgcacacatacacatggggaaatagagcccaggttgaaaaataccgaagttgtccgtTAAAGCACGGAAAATTTCTGTGCCCGAAATGTGTTTGGGGGTTAGGAGAAAGAATGGAGAAAGGGGAGTTCATGAAAAGAAATttccatgtacacacacaagaATCCCCCCAACGGTAGATTTTAGAGATTGCCTACTTCATGGTGGTACAAAATGGTAGACAGTAaaaatattgtgacatcacccattggtttgtggaccctccgttttgaagcctcgagttcagcatttAGGCCCTTGGTCACTAACAGGCGGACCGTGGTCCAAGCCCGGACCCAGACACCGTCCTACACGGACCCGGACCTACTGTATAACCACTAAATTATTATGGGATTTTAAATTTTGATGGAACGCTTCTATTTTAACCAGCGCAGCTTTTCTAGTCTTTACGGCATCGGTTTAGCTGATCAGGAAACGCACAGACCGATTGCATGCGAGTTAAGCCATTCCACATGATGCCACCCAGCCAAACAAATCTCTGCAATCAAGGTGAGGTGATTAACATTGCGACTCTGTATACAGTCAGATGTGAGAGGTGAGAGGCGAGTGATACGCGGAAAGATGATAGAAAAACAGTAAGATAGTaatacagaaaaagaaagaaagcgaTACAGGGAGAGAAGACGGAGAGGAAGAGGCGAGTGAGCGAGGGACAGAGAGGAACACAGAGGAAGCTTTCCCAGGTCTGAGGAAAGTAGCCCTGTACATCTTGACCATGTTTGGGTCCACATACAGCTGCAAGGCAGCTTTCTCCACAATGaacataataaaaactaaatatcgTTCCAGGCTCACCAATGGGTACCTGTACATGTGTATGAGAATGGCCCTGACACCATTCCAGTCCAGATTTAAAATCCTGGGAGGACAAGCTCAAACTCAGTTCTCTCACTGAACAACAAAAAGTAGGGAGTGGGAAAAGAGGGAAATAAAGAGAAACTGTAAAAGTGTTcagttgttatttatttattgtaaaattggttGAGACTGTTAAGTCAAGATGtgaaacatttaacaaacaaaaaggaaaattcaagctattttattttttctaaaattaGGCACTTTATTTCAAGATGCacaatttttcaaaaaatatttcatttattttctccattttatttttaaatgcatatcTGAATAGTTTAGTGTTAAGTGACAATAAtattgttgaaatgtttttgattCGTACtttctttatttgatttgaCAGTCAGATGTTGATTACATGCAGACATTGATACAACTACTACACTATGTCAGCATTTATCACACTAAATCATATCACAAGTTAGACATTATGATGTTCCGGACCTTTGCGTAAGGAAATTTTCTCTAACTGGACCTCTTTGAATTTTAGTTGAATACCCCTGGTCTATAATATGGCCTATAATCCCACACTGGAGTGTCGTGATACTGCAGTAATTTGGTTctttgtaaaaatgcaaaggcagcaaaAAGACaggactttgtagcggccctTAGCGCCACCTCTGTGTAAACAGAGTTGCTGACACCAACTCCAATCATTCCTACATGCAAGTCTTCATGTTAACTTAAAAGGTACAAACTTTTCAATGCCTGTTTCTTTGTTCTGGATTGCATAATACTGTTGTCAAAAGAATGTCAAATCAGTCCAAAAGATCACAACGGTGATATGAAAACAAATTTAATATTCACTGCAGTGCTTTTTCATGGCAACGCGCTTGTGCATTGCTGAGCTGAATTTCGCTAAGCCACATTGTgtaaaaggtttttatttttggactaCTTTATTGGTAAAAAATACAGGGTCCTTAATGGctgtatacatacacatacagccATGTTATTGCTACACAACAAGAAATTACGCTTGAGTGTTTTCAACAGACATATAATTATCTACATTAGGGATGGCACAATATCAGATTTTCACATTGTGGAGTTCATCATAACAATAACATCTATagaaaatttaagaaaaaatgaACACTTTCAGTCAAGTGCAtctttatatttgtttattgtgcattttgtctcattttctATCAAATGAATTACACTCAGAATACAAATGCAGGTAGGTGAGGAGTGAGTCTGTTACcataactgaaaaaaataactcTAAGAGCAATTACACTTTATGGATAGTGAAAAGGCAACCAGATGGTGTTGTGGGAGGGAGACAGCCAGAATGGGAAAGGAACAGAAATAATTTAGGAGATgctggattatttacacaatattatTATGTGTCTTAATTACATGacataaatgtttaataaaaaaaaaagaaaaaaaaaaaggttatcaTCAATACTGAAATTTCACGGCACCCCTAATCTACAGATAATCATTTGTCTATCTGATctattttttaatctaaaaGGCCCTACGCCGGAATTTTAAAACATTGCCAGAGAACTCTGGGCTCCATTAAGTCTGTATttaggccctgacacaccaagtcgACGGTCGgctgtcgaccaaagtcgggctgtCTGTTAAAGTCTGttggcctagtttttgcggtgtgtcccacaccgtcAGCGCTttggcgtcggcggcttttcagccgattgagcatgttgaatcagcggcgGAGCTAGTTGGttagagagatcactctgattggctgttcaggttttattttctcGCCCCTGTatcgagtgaatctgcctgttgTGAAACCGGGGCtgaccggtgcttcctcctcaggctccacttcactcagctgcccacagacccgctgcttcttccctcTTTAACCTGGAtgacaaaccggagctagctgggagtggctagcggagcgttagccgtagcatgaccggagggaagcacagccagttagcctctgctagcttcccagctagccccggctctcagTCAgaatccaaacggagagccggggctggCTAGGAGCAGCTAGCGGGGTGTTAGCCGCAGCATGTCCGGAGGGAAggacagccagttagcctccactaGTCTCtaagctagccccggctcttcgattggatccaaccggagcaccgagccctggtttgttattcatgTTAAAGTGgaaagaagcagcgggtttatcgggcagctgagtgaagtggagcctgcggaggaaacaccgggaccgtctgaatgtaatagtccgtggagatgctgcgtTGTTctgctgcacagataggaaacccctcggctgacaggatgtaccagtcactccgctctctctcacacaggcgcagaacgtacgtgccacttggccgtcggatgtagtccgtgtagtgtgttcaaatgcaactgacacagggcgacatgaggcgatgcaacagttggctttcgtcgccgctagttctttgatgacggtttggtgtgtcagcaccttaaagctatagttggtaatgttggagagctagcaagatttgaaagtggcacctcctctaagctccaccaccctcctccccctcccgtcagtgctccgtccaaagccatgcccccacaaacttgaacgcgcatcctgcagtacaccgacagagaagctaatgttagcattgggCCCTGCAGTACACCGAcagagaagctaatgttagcattgggCTGATACGAGCTACAAAAGTAGCTAAGTTGGCTAACGTAACATATTTCATGAAAATAACTAATCCCCCCgaagcaaaacaaataattacctgtccaacagaaagacagcaacctctgcatcacttttcaggcccttcagctccctcagttgtctccaccattcaaaagctgcaccgatgttgactctggtttgtcctctcgctttatccaaagccttttccgtcgcagccttttctgcctccgactttcttttcttagcctgtttagcgggggcgagccgttacaagtaacgctggaagtggtacttttggccgcattttctctgccattgttcagcaaacttattctgctaactcggtatttctgctgaggagtgtgctgaatatttccggcaaaGGTGACACGTGATGACTGcatgcagggaggagggagggacagaggggggtGTGGACAGGACCAGAGCGAtatagcctcgcgtcaccaggctcttcacgtacggggaagagcctggtttccattcactctgaatttgtttggattctggttccggtctagagagcggatccggaattcaccaaattcaccaaagtaaaactttaaattttgGCACATCATCGAtttacaacaaaagaaaaaggttaacttaatggcttggggcttttcttgtaaattaaaTTCTGTAAATTataaagtttcaccgcatttttattagcttggtgcttttattttgagggaaagacgcatccatcgaattccggatcctgtctctctcgccctggctccggttccttaccaaaacggccactaaacggccccagactaaGAACGATATATAAGAACAAGACacgaaggcatctgattggttctttccactCGCACGAGAGGCAGGGATtagtcagagtttttacaggcctgcagctgccacagaggttggattttttttttgttcctttttctaaacacattatgtactgactactctcaggatggaaggaccatttcacccagtgtaacaaaaagtgtttctgaacaggattaccaactatagctttaagctTCAATTCTAACTAAATTTGGCTGATCAGTATTGAACAAAGTCTTCTCCTCAGTACTTAATTTCTGCTGACAAAAAAGGCTTAACAAGCATCTCTGCAACTTCACTTATGACTGCTGCTCTCGCCAACACACTTGTGGTTTCTCAGATAACAGGGCCGAGTGAATTTTTTGTCGCAAACACTGCAACTAAATGGTTTCTCCCCCgtgtggacagtcaagtgtCGTCTCAGAGTTACCTTTTGAttgaatcttttcccacacactgagcagctaaatggtttctccccTGTGTGAACAGTCAAGTGTCGTCTCAAATCTCCCTTGTGTGCAAATCTTTTAACACAAATTGAACAACTAAATGGTCTCTCCCCTGTGTGGACTATGAAATGTCTTCTCAAATCTCCCCTATGTGCAAATGTTTTCCCACAAACTGAACAGCTAAACGGTTTCTCCCCTGAGTGGATTCTCATGTGTCGTCTACGATTTCCATAGTCCGTGAATCTTAGGCTACAAACTGAACAACTATATGGTTTCTCCCCTGAGTGAATAGTCAAGTGTCGACTAAGATCTGCCTTCTGTGCAAATCTTGTACCACAAATTGAGCAACTAAATGGTTTTTCCCCTGTGTGGACTCTTGAGTGTCGTCTTAGGTTACGATGGTGTGTGAATCTTTCACCACAAACCGAGCAAATAAATGGTTTCTCAGGTACATGAGCGTCATTGCTTTGCAGAGAgtttaaacctgactgaggtttcTGAGTGTCCTCCCAGTCTCTactgtcatcagtctcagtTTCAGAGTGTGAAGTCTTGTCATCAGTATCTGGTTGTAAAGGACtatctggatctgagttcctggctggatctggtcctccacagtcctctccatcagctcctgtttccatctgttcagtttgtctttgatgaagctgtgaggactgagctttctcttcgtcttcttcttcactcttcacagggacaggagtgaCTGTGAACTCTATTtcagcctcctccagcccttgaagctgctctccctcccgACTGCTCCAGAGTTCCTCCTGTTcttctttaatgtgtgggggCTCTGGTTCATCCTGGTCCAGACTGGAGCTCCACTCTTGCTGCTCAGGAggaacctcttctttaaccaACAACGGCTGCTGGACCTCTGTGGAGAATATTGTGATACATACACCCTCATTAGAAAACTGCTATTTCATGTTAACACTGAAACCATGGACACCACTTCTTTCTTATTGTCCAGAAAAATGCTTCACATTTTGTATAACATATTTGGATACTACAAACTGCTAAGTGACAAACAGCTATCTGACAAAGTTTCATTTAGGGGACAATTaagaaaaagttaaaagaaCTAAGATTAATCATACTGACTGTGCATTTACAAACTGATCCACCATGTAATGAAGGCCATCTCTTTACACACTTTTCACACTTACGAACAAATATCTACATATaatcaaatgtatttatgtcaAAAGTGAGAAATCGTGCCACTTTTCTtttcaacacaacaaactatGCCTTTGAATCATTCTAGGGCACAActatttttattatctttttatgTGCCGATTATTTTTTCCAAACAATCAAGTAATCGTTTAGGGTAATTTGTAAAGCTAACAAAAACAATCTCACATAGCCCTGGGCCTTGCttcaaattgtgtttttttgtttttggttcagTCAAtgatccaaaacccaaagatattctgTTAGCCATAAAGGAAAGCcacaaatcctcacatttgagaagctgcaaCCAGATAATATATGGGATTTTTCCTTGATGAAATAACTTAAACAATTAGTTTACTATCAAGCTGCCAAATATTTCCCATCAGTTGACTATATTATTAAACGCCTAATTGATTCAGTGCTAAACAAGAAagcagtagagtgcagatctctgtCAGGTGTCCGTGTTCCAGCTTCGACTCTGGGCAGTAAACAGGGTGCAGCTGGGGCTGGTGGAATTTTCCCTCCCAGCTCTGTTACAGTCAAAATGGCagcaaagacataaaaaccagGCTTTGCTTTTATACCATGTCCGACCTAATTTTAGTGAATCAAAACAGACAGTGACACTTCTTGTTTTTAGCCTAGAAAAATGCCTTGTACTCTATGCTTTTGCTACGTCGTTTTCTGAGAACTTGTGGCCCTCAGTGGCTAGTTAAGAAAATGGTATAAAATTGTCTATAAAACAGGTGTTACACCAACTGTGAATCACCAAAACCGCAAGAAGTTCTTGACTATTCAGTACTAGATGTCcccacaaaatattaggctgaatGGTCCAGTACTATGCAAGATTAGCTGTGGACAGACAGGTACAAATGCACATACATACGTTCCCTTCCAGGTTTAGGTCTGACAGAGAAAATTACTCTaaaatttgttttgcatttattCACACTGGAATAATAAGGTTCCATTATATAGGCACTCATGGCCATTGTGTTACAAACCAGATACTCTACAtcattaaaggggcaaaaagcgaaatcgtttcatcgctaggtttgctgttgtgcactgcctgtagaccaaaacaaagtgtgtcatgagccactcctccctctacctctgctctccaccccccaccccactcgcctcatctgtgcagccgagcaccgcagcatctccacggactattacatccagacggtcccggtgtttcttccgcgggctccgcttcactcagctgcccgatatacccgctgcttcttcccacattaacctgaataacaaaccagggctcggtgctatggttggatccaaacggagagccggggctaacgttagctgggaagctagcggaggctaactggctgtgctggcagctgagtgaagtggagcctgaggaggaagcaccggttagccccggtttcactacaggcagattcactcgccacaggggcgaggaaataaaacctaaacagccaacttagtttggcttagtttagcagttagcgatgtctttcactcactctcagtctctgctgtgtttagctatttccctgctttcctgttagcgttagcactagtcggctgccacactaacgtccctactcttctccgtgagccagAGCCGTGAGCCCACGAGCCCGccaggctcacggagaagagtagggacgttagtgttagcactagtcggctgccacgctaacgttcctactcttctctgTGAGCCCGTGAGCCCGCGGCTCATGGTTCCGGCTCACGtagagtagggacgttagcgttagctcctggagttagcactagagctactacggctactggagtaacttacagctatggagcgcttcaaccactgagcctcgcctccatctctgcaaatatattacatttattacaggtaccatcatcattgaagtaggcaggggaatagctaaacacagcagccaGGCTGCCtgccgggctacattttacaatgcttattgcaaatgttagctgggctgccgggctacacACCTAACACAACTgaaacgcctgacccattgctgggaccgagccgctaataactcaagctccggacattaacccatgctacgattgtaacattaaatttaattgaatcgacatagcggcATGTACCTAACATTattgtaacactaattaaaacagacatttgactccgccatttcactttgaaaatacgcgctgccattgctcactggcaaTTACAACATAAGGCAATATTAGTCAGTAATTAATGGCAGCAGATGGTAAGTCTGTTTGTTTGAACTGAAAATAAATGTCAGTCATTTTTAATGGCCCCTATGAACCATCTAAGTCTTAAACGTAAACCTCAGAATATGAGCATACAGTGTTAtcgctcatttatgctcaatgttagataCTAATATAAACACGGAGGGAGCC is part of the Epinephelus moara isolate mb chromosome 22, YSFRI_EMoa_1.0, whole genome shotgun sequence genome and harbors:
- the LOC126384325 gene encoding zinc finger protein 771-like isoform X4, which encodes MSKVQMLRAFVNQRLTAAAEEIFELFETTIAEYEEKLEFSSKENHRQRKLLDAVYNPVRLHRAEVQQPLLVKEEVPPEQQEWSSSLDQDEPEPPHIKEEQEELWSSREGEQLQGLEEAEIEFTVTPVPVKSEEEDEEKAQSSQLHQRQTEQMETGADGEDCGGPDPARNSDPDSPLQPDTDDKTSHSETETDDSRDWEDTQKPQSGLNSLQSNDAHVPEKPFICSVCGERFTHHRNLRRHSRVHTGEKPFSCSICGTRFAQKADLSRHLTIHSGEKPYSCSVCSLRFTDYGNRRRHMRIHSGEKPFSCSVCGKTFAHRGDLRRHFIVHTGERPFSCSICVKRFAHKGDLRRHLTVHTGEKPFSCSVCGKRFNQKVTLRRHLTVHTGEKPFSCSVCDKKFTRPCYLRNHKCVGESSSHK